Proteins encoded in a region of the Triticum dicoccoides isolate Atlit2015 ecotype Zavitan chromosome 3A, WEW_v2.0, whole genome shotgun sequence genome:
- the LOC119268044 gene encoding ubiquitin-like-specific protease ESD4 produces MGALADSRKRVSADHRLLPSFPSSAPSPSKKPKLAPLLPTAPPPPLPSSSHIPSSTSSAAPGPNSSTAFASTSSSSSFCSLPHSRHRRLPPPPPVQRSIHAPLRRIRAFRLGNTRSNSDPSSYSPSPPPQPLGLDQYVDLVNSVTQPPPLTPPAYVPRGAKATVEVVAVDDLGDIKQDEEERDEEDEVKGEVVVRKVPLYKDLYEASSRQRDHRLGILEFEVRLAEKGRLGLEGLKEARPQITPNKKVVPEPFVPLTDKDEDSVRRALGGKNRREILSEHKASNIVITREILQCLNDKHWLNDEVINLYLELLKERELREPSKFIKCHFFNTFFYKKLINGGYDYKAVRRWTMKRKLGYNLIDCDKIFIPIHKEVHWCLAIINIRDKKFQYLDSLGSMDMKALKIIARYLVDEVKDKNGKQIDVLSWKHEGVQNLPLQENGWDCGMFMLKYIDFHSRDMGLTFGQKHMPYFRQRTAKEILNLRAG; encoded by the exons ATGGGTGCTCTCGCCGACAGCCGCAAGCGCGTCTCCGCCGACCACcgcctccttccctccttcccttcctccgcTCCATCTCCCTCCAAGAAACCCAAGCTCGCACCCCTTCTCCCCACCGCCCCTCCCCCGCCTCTCCCCTCGTCTTCTCACATCCCCTCGTCGACTTCCTCGGCTGCGCCGGGGCCCAATTCCTCAACCGCcttcgcctccacctcctcctcctcctcattttgcTCGTTGCCccatagccgccaccgccgccttcccCCGCCACCGCCGGTCCAGCGCTCCATCCATGCCCCCCTGCGACGCATCCGTGCCTTCCGCCTCGGAAATACCCGCTCCAACTCCGATCCATCGTCGTATTCCCCGTCCCCACCACCACAACCTCTCGGCCTCGACCAGTACGTCGACCTCGTCAATAGTGTCACCCAACCCCCGCCGCTTACTCCCCCCGCTTATGTGCCGAGAGGGGCGAAAGCTACCGTCGAGGTGGTCGCTGTCGATGACCTGGGAGATATAAAGCAGGACGAAGAGGAACGAGATGAGGAGGACGAGGTGAAGGGTGAGGTGGTAGTGAGGAAGGTGCCTCTGTACAAGGATCTGTATGAGGCGTCCAGCCGGCAGCGGGACCATAGGCTCGGGATACTTGAGTTTGAGGTGCGTCTTGCCGAGAAGGGCCGACTTGGACTTGAGGGGCTCAAGGAGGCCCGGCCGCAAATCACGCCCAACAAAAAG GTGGTGCCGGAACCTTTTGTTCCTCTAACGGACAAGGATGAGGACAGTGTTCGTCGTGCTCTTGGTGGCAAGAATAG ACGTGAGATTCTATCGGAGCATAAAGCTTCAAACATTGTCATAACAAGAGAGATCTTGCAGTGCTTGAATGATAAACACTGGCTAAATGATGAG GTCATAAATTTGTATCTTGAGCTTCTGAAGGAGCGGGAACTGAGAGAGCCTAGCAAATTTATAAAATGCCACTTCTTCAACACCTTTTTCTATAAGAAG CTGATTAATGGTGGGTATGACTATAAAGCCGTAAGGAGATGGACAATGAAAAGGAAGTTAGGGTACAACCTAATTGACTGTGATAAG ATTTTCATTCCTATTCACAAGGAAGTGCATTGGTGTTTAGCTATCATCAACATAAGGGACAAAAAGTTTCAGTATCTGGATTCACTTGGCAGCATGGACATGAAGGCCCTGAAAATCATA GCCAGATATCTTGTAGATGAGGTAAAAGACAAGAATGGCAAACAGATTGATGTTCTTTCATGGAAGCACGAAGGAGTCCAAAACCTTCCTCTGCAGGAGAATGG ATGGGATTGTGGCATGTTCATGCTCAAATACATTGACTTCCACAGCAGAGATATGGGCCTTACTTTTGGGCAG AAACACATGCCTTATTTTCGTCAGAGGACTGCCAAGGAAATATTGAATTTGAGGGCTGGATAA